From one Amycolatopsis sp. FDAARGOS 1241 genomic stretch:
- a CDS encoding TetR/AcrR family transcriptional regulator, with product MKTPDRPSRPRDRRAQLAAVAAELFRARGFHGVGINDIAAAAGVTGPALYRHFADKQAILAYVVLAGIDDMEAVTSAALSGAPDQLDTLLTGLATQAVERREIAALWRWEGPHLRREERREIRRRSGAVLDAWTKALLAARTELAADDAEFLCWGALSVFGSVAVHHTTVARRRFVPLLVELASAVLDTTLPGSVSPAPDIPNGLGTPSRREQILSAATALFGERGFHAVSMEDIGAAAGIAGPSVYRHFPSKAALMAAIGHRAADRLALAAEQALRAPDELTALRRLSASYVHTLLHTPELLVSFTADRVTMPDREKADLLRVQRDYVAQWVTLLAAILPSLPAREAKIRVHAALTIANDLTRTRRVSGRPNLEAELTALLRTVLECAVP from the coding sequence ATGAAGACTCCGGACCGCCCGTCGCGGCCGCGCGACCGCAGGGCCCAGCTCGCCGCGGTCGCCGCGGAGCTGTTCCGCGCCCGCGGCTTCCACGGGGTCGGCATCAACGACATCGCCGCCGCGGCGGGTGTCACGGGGCCCGCGCTGTACCGCCACTTCGCGGACAAGCAGGCGATCCTGGCCTACGTCGTGCTCGCCGGCATCGACGACATGGAGGCCGTGACCTCCGCGGCGCTGTCCGGTGCCCCCGACCAGCTGGACACCCTGCTCACGGGCCTCGCGACGCAAGCCGTCGAACGGCGTGAGATCGCGGCCCTGTGGCGGTGGGAAGGCCCGCACCTGCGTCGCGAGGAGCGGCGCGAGATCCGCCGCCGGTCCGGCGCGGTGCTGGACGCGTGGACGAAAGCGCTGCTGGCCGCTCGGACCGAGCTGGCTGCCGACGACGCCGAGTTCCTGTGCTGGGGCGCGCTGTCGGTGTTCGGCAGCGTGGCGGTGCACCACACGACCGTCGCGCGCCGCCGGTTCGTGCCCCTGCTCGTCGAACTGGCCTCGGCTGTGCTGGACACCACACTGCCGGGTTCGGTCTCGCCGGCGCCCGACATCCCGAACGGCCTCGGTACCCCGTCGCGCCGCGAGCAGATCCTCTCGGCCGCCACCGCCCTGTTCGGCGAACGCGGCTTCCACGCGGTGAGCATGGAGGACATCGGCGCGGCAGCGGGCATCGCCGGCCCCAGCGTCTACCGCCACTTCCCCAGCAAGGCGGCTCTGATGGCGGCCATCGGCCACCGCGCCGCGGACCGTCTGGCGCTGGCGGCCGAGCAGGCGCTGCGGGCACCCGACGAGCTGACCGCCTTGCGCCGGCTGTCGGCTTCGTACGTGCACACGTTGCTGCACACGCCGGAGCTCTTGGTCTCCTTCACGGCCGACCGGGTCACCATGCCGGACCGCGAAAAGGCCGACCTGCTGCGCGTGCAACGCGATTACGTGGCCCAGTGGGTGACGCTGCTGGCTGCGATCCTCCCGTCGCTGCCCGCGCGCGAGGCGAAGATCCGCGTTCACGCGGCGCTGACGATCGCGAACGACCTGACCCGGACGCGCCGCGTGAGCGGTCGGCCGAACCTGGAGGCGGAGCTGACGGCGTTGCTGCGGACGGTACTGGAGTGCGCCGTCCCGTGA
- a CDS encoding 3-hydroxyacyl-CoA dehydrogenase NAD-binding domain-containing protein — protein MAESKTIRWEKDADGIVTLTLDDPNQSANTMNADFRESLGVTVDRLEAEKDDITGVVITSAKKTFFAGGDLRDLIQAKPEHAAAFGESSALMKSQMRRIEQLGKPVVAAINGAALGGGLEIALATHHRIAADAKGSQIGLPEVTLGLLPGGGGVVRTVRLLGIQNALLNVLLQGQRHKPRKALELGLVHEVVDTVEELVPAAKAWIKANPEGGVQPWDVKGYKIPGGTPSNPSFAANLPAFPANLRKQLKGAPMPAPRAILAAAIEGAMVDFDTAIKIESRYFVSLAIGQVSKNMTKAFFFDLQTINSGGSRPDGFEKYTARKVGVLGAGMMGAAIAYVSAKAGIDVVLKDVSQEAADKGKGYAVKLEEKALSRGKTTKEKSDELLARIKPTADAADFAGVDFVIEAVFESVELKHKVFGEIEGVVNSDAVLGSNTSTLPITTLAEGVKRQEDFIGIHFFSPVDKMPLVEIICGEKTSPATLAKVFDYTLQIKKTPIVVNDSRGFFTSRVIGTFINEAVAALGEGVEPASIEQAGSQAGYPAPPLQLMDELTLTLPRKIRLETKAAVEAAGGTWTPHASEAVIDRMLDEYDRKGRSTGAGFYEYDENGKRTGLWPGLRDAFKSGTGDVPFEDLKERMLFAEALETVKCFDEGVLTSVADANIGSIFGIGFPAWTGGVIQYINQYKGGLQGFVDRSRELAARYGDHFLPPESLVAKAAKGEIYE, from the coding sequence ATGGCTGAGAGCAAGACCATCCGCTGGGAGAAGGACGCCGACGGCATCGTCACGCTGACGCTCGACGACCCGAACCAGTCCGCCAACACCATGAACGCGGACTTCCGCGAGTCGCTCGGCGTCACCGTCGACCGGCTGGAGGCGGAGAAGGACGACATCACCGGTGTCGTGATCACGTCGGCCAAGAAGACCTTCTTCGCCGGCGGTGACCTTCGTGACCTCATCCAGGCGAAGCCGGAGCACGCCGCCGCGTTCGGCGAGTCCAGCGCGCTCATGAAGAGCCAGATGCGGCGCATCGAGCAGCTCGGCAAGCCCGTGGTCGCGGCCATCAACGGCGCCGCACTCGGCGGCGGTCTCGAGATCGCGCTCGCCACGCACCACCGCATCGCCGCCGACGCGAAGGGCAGCCAGATCGGCCTGCCCGAGGTCACGCTGGGCCTGCTGCCCGGCGGTGGCGGTGTCGTGCGCACCGTGCGGCTGCTGGGGATCCAGAACGCGCTGCTGAACGTGCTGCTGCAGGGCCAGCGCCACAAGCCGCGCAAGGCGCTGGAGCTGGGCCTGGTGCACGAGGTCGTGGACACCGTCGAGGAGCTCGTGCCCGCCGCGAAGGCGTGGATCAAGGCGAACCCCGAGGGCGGCGTGCAGCCGTGGGACGTCAAGGGCTACAAGATCCCGGGCGGCACCCCGTCGAACCCGAGCTTCGCGGCGAACCTGCCGGCGTTCCCGGCGAACCTGCGCAAGCAGCTCAAGGGCGCGCCGATGCCGGCGCCGCGCGCGATCCTGGCCGCGGCGATCGAGGGCGCGATGGTCGACTTCGACACGGCCATCAAGATCGAGTCGCGGTACTTCGTGAGCCTGGCCATCGGGCAGGTCTCGAAGAACATGACCAAGGCGTTCTTCTTCGACCTGCAGACGATCAACTCGGGCGGCTCGCGTCCCGACGGCTTCGAGAAGTACACCGCTCGCAAGGTGGGTGTCCTCGGCGCCGGGATGATGGGCGCCGCGATCGCGTACGTGTCGGCGAAGGCCGGTATCGACGTGGTGCTCAAGGACGTCTCGCAGGAAGCTGCCGACAAGGGCAAGGGCTACGCGGTCAAGCTCGAGGAGAAGGCTCTCTCCCGCGGCAAGACCACGAAGGAGAAGTCCGACGAGCTGCTAGCGCGCATCAAGCCGACCGCGGACGCGGCCGACTTCGCGGGCGTCGACTTCGTGATCGAGGCCGTGTTCGAGAGCGTCGAGCTGAAGCACAAGGTGTTCGGCGAAATCGAGGGCGTCGTGAACTCCGACGCGGTGCTGGGCTCCAACACCTCGACCCTGCCGATCACCACGCTCGCCGAGGGCGTGAAGCGGCAGGAGGACTTCATCGGGATCCACTTCTTCTCGCCGGTGGACAAGATGCCGCTCGTCGAGATCATCTGCGGTGAGAAGACGTCGCCCGCGACGCTGGCGAAGGTCTTCGACTACACGCTGCAGATCAAGAAGACCCCGATCGTCGTCAACGACAGCCGTGGCTTCTTCACCTCGCGCGTGATCGGCACGTTCATCAACGAGGCCGTCGCCGCGCTGGGCGAGGGCGTCGAACCGGCGTCGATCGAGCAGGCGGGTTCGCAGGCCGGCTACCCCGCGCCGCCGCTGCAGCTGATGGACGAGCTGACGCTCACGCTGCCGCGCAAGATCCGCCTCGAAACGAAGGCGGCCGTCGAGGCGGCGGGCGGCACCTGGACGCCGCACGCGTCCGAGGCCGTCATCGACCGCATGCTGGACGAGTACGACCGCAAGGGCCGCAGCACCGGCGCGGGCTTCTACGAGTACGACGAGAACGGCAAGCGCACCGGCCTGTGGCCCGGCCTGCGCGACGCCTTCAAATCCGGCACCGGCGACGTGCCCTTCGAGGACCTCAAGGAGCGCATGCTCTTCGCCGAGGCGCTCGAAACGGTGAAGTGCTTCGACGAGGGCGTGCTGACGTCCGTCGCCGACGCCAACATCGGCTCGATCTTCGGCATCGGGTTCCCGGCGTGGACCGGCGGTGTCATCCAGTACATCAACCAGTACAAGGGTGGCCTCCAGGGCTTCGTCGACCGATCCCGCGAACTGGCCGCCCGCTACGGCGACCACTTCCTGCCGCCGGAATCACTGGTGGCGAAGGCCGCCAAGGGCGAGATCTACGAATAG
- a CDS encoding acetyl-CoA C-acetyltransferase, with product MSSEAYIYEAMRTPRGKNKGGALHGTKPLDLVVGLIEELKVRHPNLDPQAIDDVVLGVVSPVGEQGADIARTAALVAGLPETVAGVQLNRFCASGLEATNVAAQKVRSGWDQLIIAGGVESMSRVPMGSDGGALFMDPTTAYDQYIVPQGIGADLIATMEGFSREDVDRFAVRSQEKAEAAWAGGYFAKSVVPVKDINGVTILDHDEHRRPGSTVEGLAKLKPAFTAIGEMGGFDAVALQKYHQVEKIDHVHTGGNSSGIVDGAAIVLVGSEEVGKRFGLTPRARIVATASIGSEPTIMLTGPTPATKKVLKTAGLTPDDIDLWELNEAFASVVLKWMKDLNLPEEKVNVNGGAIAMGHPLGATGAMILGTMVDELERRQARRALVTLCIGGGMGVATIIERV from the coding sequence GTGAGTAGCGAGGCCTACATCTACGAGGCGATGCGCACGCCTCGGGGTAAGAACAAGGGCGGTGCCCTCCACGGCACCAAGCCGCTCGACCTGGTGGTCGGGCTGATCGAAGAGCTCAAGGTCCGCCACCCGAACCTCGACCCGCAGGCGATCGACGACGTGGTGCTCGGCGTCGTGTCCCCGGTGGGTGAGCAGGGGGCCGATATCGCGCGCACGGCCGCCCTCGTGGCCGGGCTGCCCGAGACCGTCGCGGGTGTGCAGCTCAACCGCTTCTGCGCGTCGGGCCTCGAGGCCACCAACGTCGCGGCGCAGAAGGTGCGCTCGGGCTGGGACCAGCTGATCATCGCCGGTGGCGTGGAGTCCATGTCGCGCGTGCCGATGGGTTCCGACGGCGGCGCGCTGTTCATGGACCCGACCACGGCGTATGACCAGTACATCGTGCCGCAGGGCATCGGCGCCGACCTGATCGCGACGATGGAGGGCTTCAGCCGCGAGGACGTCGACCGGTTCGCGGTCCGTTCGCAGGAGAAGGCCGAGGCGGCCTGGGCCGGTGGCTACTTCGCGAAGTCCGTGGTGCCGGTGAAGGACATCAACGGTGTCACGATCCTCGACCACGACGAGCACCGCCGCCCCGGCTCCACCGTCGAGGGCCTGGCGAAGCTCAAGCCGGCGTTCACCGCCATCGGCGAGATGGGCGGCTTCGACGCGGTGGCGCTGCAGAAGTACCACCAGGTCGAGAAGATCGACCACGTCCACACGGGCGGCAACTCCTCGGGCATCGTCGACGGCGCGGCCATCGTGCTCGTCGGCAGCGAAGAGGTCGGCAAGCGCTTCGGTCTCACGCCGCGGGCGCGCATCGTCGCCACGGCCTCCATCGGCTCGGAGCCGACGATCATGCTCACCGGCCCGACACCGGCCACCAAGAAGGTGCTCAAGACCGCGGGCCTGACCCCGGACGACATCGACCTGTGGGAACTCAACGAGGCGTTCGCGTCCGTCGTGCTCAAGTGGATGAAGGACCTGAACCTGCCGGAGGAGAAGGTCAACGTCAACGGCGGCGCGATCGCCATGGGTCACCCGCTCGGCGCCACCGGCGCGATGATCCTCGGGACCATGGTCGACGAGCTGGAACGCCGCCAGGCGCGCCGCGCCCTGGTGACCCTGTGCATCGGCGGCGGCATGGGCGTCGCGACCATCATCGAGCGGGTGTGA
- a CDS encoding helix-turn-helix transcriptional regulator, whose translation MDAHEALSAQVEMARTRLEEVREARGWTLANIQEMTGMPSRVTAARWWYRAPQSHGLHALGRCAHELGHAIRLLLVEDDPDARHRPWRDRMPHTDHCLTADPDAAAKAEPWRLQTELRQARIAAGKSRADLAAALGTSVIHVWRLEHSPSVHESALCDFLMYARLLSYTVRLELAHEKGPSRHRPGRAPLAHCLFVDLALGGLRHQ comes from the coding sequence ATGGACGCGCACGAAGCGCTGTCTGCTCAAGTGGAGATGGCCAGAACCCGCCTGGAGGAAGTCCGCGAAGCCCGCGGCTGGACCTTGGCCAACATCCAGGAGATGACCGGTATGCCCAGCCGGGTCACTGCAGCGCGCTGGTGGTACCGCGCGCCGCAGTCGCACGGGCTGCACGCGCTGGGCCGCTGCGCCCACGAGCTGGGCCACGCCATCCGCCTGCTGCTCGTCGAGGACGATCCCGACGCGCGGCACCGGCCGTGGCGCGACCGCATGCCGCACACCGACCACTGCCTCACGGCCGACCCGGACGCCGCGGCGAAGGCCGAACCGTGGCGGCTGCAAACCGAACTGCGCCAAGCCCGGATCGCCGCCGGGAAGAGCCGGGCCGACCTCGCCGCGGCGCTCGGCACGAGCGTCATCCACGTGTGGCGCCTGGAGCACAGCCCCTCGGTGCACGAGTCGGCATTGTGCGATTTCCTGATGTACGCCCGGCTTCTCAGCTACACCGTCCGCCTCGAACTGGCGCACGAAAAAGGCCCTTCCCGGCACAGGCCGGGAAGGGCCCCTCTCGCTCACTGCCTATTCGTAGATCTCGCCCTTGGCGGCCTTCGCCACCAGTGA
- a CDS encoding GntR family transcriptional regulator gives MVNRRSGIPAFRQVAGDLRKKIAVGHYAPGEQLPSERELVETYSVSRPTVREAVNMLRSEGLVTSEHGRGVFVRPPAIVQVRMAATRLSRAARQTDRGAFRADAAARGFTPSATVEVRFEAADSRVANRLAIAEAAEVTVRDRVMRADDQAVQLAVSRLPRALTQGTAIEQPDTGPGGTYARLEEAGHTLGSFVEHVGARMPTPDEASLLQLADGVPVITVTRVAYGTDGTPLEMNDMVLAADRYELSYEWPAD, from the coding sequence ATGGTGAACCGCCGAAGTGGCATTCCTGCGTTCCGGCAAGTTGCCGGCGACTTGCGCAAAAAGATCGCGGTCGGCCACTACGCGCCGGGCGAGCAGTTGCCGAGTGAGCGCGAGCTGGTCGAGACCTACAGCGTGTCGCGGCCGACCGTTCGCGAAGCCGTGAACATGCTGCGGTCCGAGGGATTGGTGACTTCGGAACACGGCCGCGGCGTCTTTGTTCGGCCACCGGCGATCGTGCAGGTGCGCATGGCTGCGACCCGGTTGTCCCGCGCGGCGCGCCAAACCGACCGCGGTGCTTTTCGCGCCGATGCTGCAGCGCGCGGTTTCACCCCGTCGGCGACGGTCGAGGTGAGGTTCGAAGCGGCGGATTCCCGGGTGGCGAACCGGCTCGCGATCGCGGAGGCAGCCGAAGTCACCGTTCGGGATCGGGTCATGCGCGCCGATGACCAGGCGGTTCAGCTTGCCGTCTCGCGACTTCCTCGCGCGTTGACGCAAGGCACGGCGATCGAACAGCCGGACACCGGACCCGGCGGCACCTACGCGCGACTTGAAGAAGCTGGGCACACCCTCGGCTCGTTCGTCGAACACGTGGGGGCGCGGATGCCGACTCCCGACGAAGCGTCGTTGTTGCAGCTCGCCGATGGTGTCCCCGTCATCACCGTCACCCGGGTGGCCTACGGGACCGACGGCACGCCGCTGGAAATGAACGACATGGTCCTCGCCGCGGATCGGTACGAGCTGTCGTACGAGTGGCCCGCCGACTGA
- a CDS encoding low temperature requirement protein A has product MPTGRRLHLVTTDEDHRVSTLELFFDLVFVYAITQTTQLMADHLSPLGVVEGLLVLAVLWWCWCCYAWLGTTIHVDHGIARLAMFAAMAVMFLLSLTVPEAFTDRPGGLDGPVLFVACYSVVRVLHEVAYLGAARHDPELRRVLLRMLRGLVPSIALLVVAAFVPQPWQLMLWVVALAVDYVNVYFSGPAGWRLNSPGHFAERFGLIVIIALGESIVAIGIGIGPVAMTWLIAGCAICGIALAAGMWWTYFDVVARVAEHRLADAKGLERTKLATDSYTFLHLPLIAGIVLVALGLKKAFLYLSDTAHHPPGEALHGVPMWTLTGGLALYLVALSSLRRRNLGSWNTQRLVLAAVLLALTPLLEHAPAAVSVVVAAVAVLGLITFERLPWARRQVHLAAR; this is encoded by the coding sequence GTGCCCACCGGACGAAGGCTTCACCTGGTCACGACGGACGAGGACCACCGGGTCTCCACGCTCGAGCTGTTCTTCGATCTCGTGTTCGTCTACGCGATCACGCAGACGACCCAGCTGATGGCCGACCACCTGAGCCCGCTCGGCGTCGTCGAAGGGTTGCTGGTGCTGGCGGTCCTGTGGTGGTGCTGGTGCTGCTACGCGTGGCTCGGCACGACGATCCACGTGGACCACGGCATCGCGCGGCTGGCGATGTTCGCGGCGATGGCCGTGATGTTCCTGCTGTCGCTCACGGTCCCCGAAGCGTTCACGGACCGGCCGGGGGGGCTGGACGGGCCGGTGCTGTTCGTCGCGTGCTACAGCGTCGTGCGGGTCCTGCACGAGGTCGCGTACTTGGGCGCGGCGCGGCATGACCCGGAGCTGCGACGCGTGCTGCTGCGGATGCTGCGCGGGCTGGTGCCGAGCATCGCGCTGCTGGTCGTCGCGGCGTTCGTGCCGCAGCCGTGGCAGCTGATGCTGTGGGTGGTGGCCCTGGCGGTCGACTACGTGAACGTCTACTTCTCCGGCCCCGCAGGCTGGCGGCTCAACTCGCCCGGGCACTTCGCGGAGCGGTTCGGGCTGATCGTGATCATCGCGCTGGGCGAATCGATCGTGGCGATCGGGATCGGCATCGGGCCAGTGGCCATGACGTGGCTCATCGCCGGCTGCGCCATCTGCGGCATCGCGCTGGCCGCCGGTATGTGGTGGACGTACTTCGACGTCGTCGCGCGCGTCGCGGAGCACCGGCTCGCGGACGCGAAGGGGCTGGAGCGCACGAAGCTCGCGACGGACTCGTACACGTTCCTGCACCTGCCGCTCATCGCCGGCATCGTGCTGGTCGCGCTGGGACTGAAGAAGGCGTTCCTCTACCTGTCCGACACCGCTCACCACCCGCCGGGTGAAGCGCTGCACGGCGTGCCGATGTGGACGCTCACCGGCGGCCTCGCGCTGTACCTGGTGGCGCTGAGCTCCCTGCGCCGGCGCAACCTCGGCAGCTGGAACACGCAGCGGCTGGTGCTCGCCGCTGTGCTGCTGGCCCTGACACCGCTGCTGGAGCACGCGCCGGCCGCCGTGTCCGTGGTGGTGGCCGCGGTCGCGGTGCTGGGGCTGATCACGTTCGAACGGCTGCCGTGGGCGCGCCGGCAGGTGCACCTGGCGGCGCGGTGA